A window from Aquabacterium sp. NJ1 encodes these proteins:
- a CDS encoding chloramphenicol acetyltransferase, giving the protein MPPSKRPIDLNTYARADILRAFNSRLLPQFSTTCEVEVTGIKRQAEAAGVSFFVALSHAVSSAVNAVPELRHRMIDGVLYEFERVDPGYTVAREGDLFSFCDGEHTSDFGRYCEETQRRMDAVKRQPDLSVGEKHHMFFITSIPWFSFTAFTHPYDPVYGYIPVITLGQYTERAGAVVMPVAVQVHHGVVDGLHVGRFYAKLNELSRQAASWLKLGPDRA; this is encoded by the coding sequence ATGCCGCCCTCCAAGCGCCCGATCGACCTGAACACCTATGCCCGCGCGGACATCCTGCGCGCCTTCAACAGCCGCTTGCTGCCGCAGTTCAGCACCACGTGTGAGGTGGAGGTGACCGGCATCAAGCGGCAGGCCGAGGCCGCGGGCGTGTCGTTTTTCGTGGCCTTGAGCCATGCGGTGTCCAGTGCGGTCAATGCGGTGCCCGAGTTGCGCCACCGCATGATCGATGGCGTGCTCTACGAGTTCGAGCGTGTGGACCCGGGCTACACCGTGGCGCGCGAGGGCGACCTGTTCAGCTTCTGCGACGGCGAGCACACCTCCGACTTCGGCCGCTATTGCGAAGAGACGCAGCGCCGCATGGACGCCGTCAAGCGGCAGCCCGATCTGAGCGTGGGCGAGAAGCACCACATGTTCTTCATCACCAGCATCCCCTGGTTCAGCTTCACGGCGTTCACGCACCCGTATGACCCGGTCTACGGCTACATCCCGGTGATCACGCTGGGGCAGTACACCGAGCGGGCCGGCGCCGTGGTGATGCCCGTGGCCGTGCAGGTGCACCATGGCGTGGTCGATGGCCTGCACGTGGGCCGCTTCTATGCAAAATTGAATGAGCTGAGCCGCCAGGCGGCGTCATGGCTCAAGCTGGGGCCTGATCGGGCTTGA